The following proteins are encoded in a genomic region of Dioscorea cayenensis subsp. rotundata cultivar TDr96_F1 chromosome 8, TDr96_F1_v2_PseudoChromosome.rev07_lg8_w22 25.fasta, whole genome shotgun sequence:
- the LOC120267375 gene encoding LOW QUALITY PROTEIN: cytochrome P450 87A3-like (The sequence of the model RefSeq protein was modified relative to this genomic sequence to represent the inferred CDS: substituted 1 base at 1 genomic stop codon) — protein MPVAMLVMILVLLWVYRWRNPRCKGKLPPGSMGLPLLGETLQFFSPNTSMDISPFIKDRMKRYGPVFKTNLVGRPVIVSTDPELNHFVFQQEGRLFQSWYPDTFTEIFGKQNVGSMHGFMYKYLKSLVLKLFGTESLKETLIHEVEASAWRSLHSWSQFSSIELKEATATMIFDLTAKKLISYESSNSSENLRESFVAFILGLISFPIDIPGTAYHKCLQGRKKAMEMLKSMLIKRRNNNSDSKECGDFFEFVIEELKKERTVLTETIALDLMFVLLFASFETTSLALTLAVKFLHDHPRALXRAEGIYDEHEKIIRKREDLSSGITWQEYKSMNFTFQIINETVRLANIVPGIFRKALKDIQVNGYTIPAGWGVMVCPPAVHLNPKMYKDPLTFNPWRWKNKSELCGGTKSFMAFGGGMRFCVGTEFTKLQMAVFLHCLVTKYRWRTIKGGNIVRTPGLRFPDGYHIKLHKRE, from the exons ATGCCTGTTGCCATGTTGGTCATGATTTTGGTTCTTCTTTGGGTGTATAGATGGAGGAATCCAAGATGCAAAGGCAAACTACCTCCTGGTTCAATGGGTCTCCCTCTTCTTGGAGAAACTCTTCAGTTCTTCTCTCCTAACACTTCCATGGATATCTCTCCTTTCATTAAAGACAGAATGAaaag GTATGGTCCTGTGTTCAAAACAAACTTGGTTGGAAGGCCAGTGATAGTGTCCACTGATCCAGAGCTCAATCACTTTGTTTTCCAACAAGAAGGAAGGTTGTTCCAGAGTTGGTATCCTGATACATTCACTGAAATATTTGGCAAACAAAATGTGGGTTCAATGCATGGGTTCATGTACAAATATCTCAAGAGCTTAGTTCTCAAACTCTTCGGCACCGAAAGCCTCAAAGAAACATTGATTCATGAAGTTGAGGCTTCAGCTTGGAGAAGCCTTCATTCATGGTCTCAATTTTCAAGCATTGAGCTTAAAGAAGCCACAGCTACT ATGATATTTGATCTTACTGCCAAGAAGTTGATTAGCTATGAGTCTTCGAATTCATCGGAGAATTTGAGAGAGAGTTTTGTGGCATTCATTCTAGGACTCATCTCCTTCCCTATTGACATTCCAGGCACTGCTTATCACAAATGTCTTCAG GGACGGAAGAAAGCAATGGAAATGCTGAAGAGTATGCTTATAAAGCGAAGGAATAATAATTCAGATTCAAAGGAATGTGGAGATTTCTTCGAATTTGTTATCGAAGAGTTGAAAAAAGAACGAACTGTTCTAACGGAGACGATAGCATTGGATTTAATGTTCGTGCTTCTTTTCGCAAGCTTTGAGACTACATCTTTAGCACTCACATTAGCTGTTAAGTTCCTCCATGATCATCCTAGAGCTCTTTGAAGAGCTGAAGGTATATat GATGAACATGAAAAGATTATCAGAAAAAGAGAGGATTTGAGTTCAGGAATCACATGGCAAGAGTACAAATCCATGAACTTCACTTTCCAA ATAATCAATGAAACCGTCAGGTTGGCAAATATAGTGCCAGGAATATTCAGAAAAGCACTAAAAGATATACAAGTGAATG GATATACGATTCCAGCCGGATGGGGTGTCATGGTCTGTCCCCCGGCAGTTCATTTGAATCCAAAAATGTACAAGGATCCGTTAACGTTCAATCCGTGGCGGTGGAAG aataaatcaGAATTATGTGGTGGAACAAAGAGTTTCATGGCATTTGGAGGAGGGATGAGGTTTTGTGTGGGAACCGAGTTCACAAAGCTTCAAATGGCAGTGTTCCTTCACTGTTTAGTTACAAAATACAG ATGGAGAACAATAAAGGGAGGAAATATAGTGAGAACTCCAGGGCTTAGATTTCCTGATGGTTATCACATTAAACTACACAAAAGAGAATGA
- the LOC120266632 gene encoding uncharacterized protein LOC120266632, translated as MVKATRWLKALINGRKPISAAENQIPAKQKKRWSFVKSIPEINPKPPTASLPPMKLPAASISKREEWAAVKIQASFRGYLARRALKALKGLVKLQALVKGHIVRKQTAETLRCMQALVRAQAQLRAHARHANKSSRPLSNPESLTPEKTEAYQQRISNSWIDGWIKSKNECRRRLFSDEFEHCPSYMGNTVSFQAKVRAQSVPKQRPKELLVKLRSQSSQRTCSSATSSCCSNSSAVHAKFGNGACYQGSGRLDRFGMPIRI; from the exons ATGGTCAAAGCAACGAGGTGGCTAAAGGCTCTCATCAACGGAAGGAAGCCTATCTCGGCGGCGGAGAACCAGATCCCAGCCAAACAGAAGAAGCGATGGAGCTTTGTCAAGTCCATTCCTGAAATCAATCCCAAACCACCCACGGCGTCACTGCCGCCGATGAAGCTACCGGCGGCGAGCATCAGTAAACGTGAAGAATGGGCAGCAGTGAAGATCCAAGCTTCATTTCGTGGTTATTTG GCAAGAAGAGCACTCAAAGCATTGAAAGGTCTAGTGAAATTGCAGGCATTAGTGAAAGGCCACATTGTGCGAAAACAAACCGCGGAGACACTCCGGTGCATGCAAGCACTAGTTCGTGCTCAGGCCCAGCTTCGTGCGCATGCCCGCCACGCAAACAAGAGCTCCCGTCCTCTTTCCAATCCA GAATCTTTGACACCGGAAAAAACAGAGGCTTATCAACAGAGGATTAGTAATTCATGGATTGATGGGTggatcaaatcaaagaatgaatGTAGGAGAAGGCTTTTCAGTGATGAATTTGAACATTGTCCGAGTTACATGGGGAATACTGTGTCATTCCAGGCGAAGGTCAGGGCGCAGAGTGTGCCGAAACAGAGGCCAAAGGAGCTGCTGGTGAAATTGAGGTCTCAGAGTTCACAGAGGACTTGTTCTTCGGCTACATCATCATGTTGTTCGAATTCTTCGGCTGTGCATGCTAAATTTGGTAATGGAGCTTGTTATCAGGGATCTGGCAGGTTGGATAGGTTTGGAATGCCAATTAGAATTTGA
- the LOC120266373 gene encoding uncharacterized protein LOC120266373 yields the protein MAFTSKTYIIPTITITLLFLYYTMAMYCDVISSLLYSCENFIVYGPPEMAVSSECCGGLLHLANISGESISLIDDYGPNATTIASLPGLCHMFILVFPSTQTSTAITYFDQDGMK from the exons atggcTTTCACTTCAAAAACTTACATTATTCCTACTATTACCATAACTCTTCTCTTCCTGTATTACACCATGGCAATGTACTGTGATGTCATAAGTTCTCTACTGTATAGCTGTGAAAATTTCATAGTTTATGGTCCACCGGAAATGGCAGTGAGTTCAGAGTGTTGTGGTggattgcttcatcttgcaaaCATTAGTGGCGAGTCCATTTCTTTGATTGATGATTATGGGCCTAATGCTACCACCATTGCTAGTCTTCCTGGACTTTGCCATATGTTTATCTTGGTTTTCCCTTCGACCCAAACATCAACTGCAAtaa CATATTTTGACCAAGATGGAATGAAGTAG
- the LOC120267377 gene encoding uncharacterized protein LOC120267377: protein MIIDRVSTALRGEPPDAEVDDAEESLEESSDEMTDGEEPDDLMTLSQGISARDTSNQVTKLIRKHKLSMICLSEMRADETRVNLFCRRLPSSWDWTAILAEGYSGGILVAWQKSLCKVTPIAISRRALHLIISSDHMGNCIISVIYNSSHFHTQCSLWNELSRISPVLVPWLIIGDFNAICNRDEHMGGSYSYYARKARHFVDFIENNNLLDLHFSGPRFIWCNKQSGTARRWARLDRGLINLDWSSKCNSYTLKHLPKIFSDHAPLLLIIRFANSYSRSPFRFNNYWLDYVGCHLAVRRAWEFSPNGNPLHSFTHLLSRSHSNILNWCKTGLTNLDSDIRSIENVISTLELADSLDVESQVHLEEMYARYPSLKRQNTKKWAQRAYLNWVRDMSGTLISDRTGIENAFMNFYSHLWSSSPIDSFSSILNDLPNDLPHLSTLDCDFLISNVSREEADIGDSLFAAINHFFTNSTLPSSWGKTFIALIPKKDNPSSISDYRPISLCNVCLKVISKILANRLKLVLPSLIEREQAGFVSGRYPFDNIIALQEVVHTLENDCKNPPRMLIKIDVEKAYDTISWSAILATLIKMNFPSIWISWIKTCLTSAFFAFLINGSHTPWISSSRGIHQGDPISSYLFILVAQNFTFMLNYVLTNGLIPGFDNRLRINFNHLMFVDDLVIITHASRTAARSIKFCLDFFGRVSGQFPNASKSAIYFPSWINKHMASRIQSILGFSAASFPFKYLGILISPKRMAKATFNVLTDNIKSRCSRWMHSKLSPAGKAVLINSSLFSLPIYYLSVYPIYDSILMEINRIVRRFFWSKSSNGKGIHAVAWNELTIPKPEGGLEIRNLVLAKHSLMAKNIFKYLNDDDYFWVNILHVKYGLFNVWRDPIPAGCSCSVNPEQTSLLHHPWCSEIPFSLKPTYINMSLDLVSLNVADFCNNGPWDFQKLALLFGNCLDDFLPTLAIIDDTNCNHWVLSHNAQKCSISANVYQCLNCSRVGADSWVGWQKLWGLTVAPHVKIFYGFLSRSLVQDKLNVAISFPAGFRFREWLICASNNTYVKAVVVATTWFIWKNRCDRIFWNYSVSSQVIISRAIAHARDFSLVHADQFGWRLLLNNFTMNDGPFLFIASFWSEASEVGGAGLFCVSTNCSGLVAGACPIHAISEAEPNLLAINLALQAMVDTGIMIRHLFITSPAAAKSLSSNHISIRSLQTWILGINLLLNTAGHPCVHVILKLWASPAFKLASFAINLHMLTLFFQGQDLPHWVMLAFRKAGFVF from the exons ATGATTATTGATCGCGTTTCCACAGCCCTTCGAGGAGAACCTCCTGATGCTGAAGTTGATGATGCAGAAGAGTCTTTGGAGGAGAGCAGTGATGAGATGACTGACGGTGAAGAGCCTGATGACTTGATGACCCTAAGTCA GGGAATTTCTGCGAGGGATACCTCTAACCAAGTTACTAAACTCATCCGAAAGCATAAGTTATCCATGATTTGTCTTTCGGAAATGAGAGCCGATGAAACCCGGGTTAATCTCTTCTGTCGTCGTCTTCCTAGTTCTTGGGATTGGACGGCAATCCTTGCAGAGGGGTATTCAGGTGGAATTCTGGTCGCTTGGCAGAAATCTCTCTGTAAGGTTACTCCAATTGCCATTTCTAGGCGTGCTCTGCATCTCATTATCTCTTCGGATCATATGGGTAATTGTATTATTTCTGTTATTTATAATTCTTCTCATTTCCATACTCAATGTTCTTTGTGGAATGAGTTGTCCAGGATCTCCCCTGTGTTGGTTCCGTGGCTTATTATTGGTGACTTTAACGCCATTTGTAATAGGGATGAGCATATGGGTGGTTCTTATTCCTATTATGCTCGTAAGGCCCGTCactttgttgattttattgagaATAATAATCTCCTCGATTTGCATTTCTCTGGTCCCAGGTTTATTTGGTGCAATAAGCAATCTGGGACGGCTAGGCGTTGGGCCCGTCTTGATAGAGGATTGATTAATTTGGATTGGTCTTCGAAGTGTAATTCGTATACTCTTAAGCATCTTCCTAAGATTTTTTCTGACCATGCTCCTCTTTTGCTTATTATTAGGTTTGCTAATAGTTATTCTCGTAGTCCATTTCGTTTTAATAATTACTGGCTGGATTATGTTGGTTGTCATTTGGCAGTCCGCAGAGCTTGGGAGTTCTCTCCTAATGGTAATCCTCTTCATTCATTTACTCATCTTTTATCTCGTTCCCACTCTAATATTTTGAATTGGTGTAAAACTGGTCTAACTAATCTTGATTCTGACATTCGTAGCATTGAGAATGTTATTTCTACTTTGGAGTTGGCTGACTCTCTTGATGTAGAGTCCCAGGTTCATTTAGAGGAGATGTATGCTAGATACCCTTCTCTCAAGAGACAAAACACCAAAAAATGGGCCCAGCGTGCGTATCTGAATTGG GTACGAGATATGTCTGGTACTTTAATTTCCGATCGCACTGGTATTGAGAAtgcttttatgaatttttactCTCATCTCTGGTCGAGCTCTCCTATTGATTCTTTCTCTAGTATTTTGAATGATCTTCCTAATGATCTCCCCCATCTGTCGACTCTTGATTGTGACTTTTTGATTAGTAATGTTTCTCGGGAGGAG GCTGATATCGGTGATAGTCTTTTTGCTGCTATTAATCATTTCTTTACTAACTCTACTTTGCCGAGTTCTTGGGGTAAAACCTTTATAGCCCTTATCCCTAAGAAAGATAATCCTAGCTCCATTTCTGACTATCGTCCTATCTCCTTATGCAATGTTTGTCTGAAGGTTATTTCTAAAATTCTGGCCAATCGCCTGAAGCTTGTTCTCCCAAGTCTCATCGAGCGTGAACAAGCTGGGTTTGTTTCGGGTCGCTATCCCTTTGATAATATCATAGCCTTGCAGGAAGTTGTGCATACCTTGGAAAATGATTGTAAaaacccccctaggatgttaattaaGATAGATGTGGAAAAAGCTTATGACACCATtagctggagtgcaattcttgctactCTCATCAAAATGAATTTCCCTTCTATTTGGATCTCTTGGATAAAAACTTGCCTCACTTCTGCcttttttgcttttcttatCAATGGCAGTCACACCCCCTGGATTAGCTCCTCTCGTGGTATTCACCAAGGAGATCCTATCTCGtcctatctttttattcttgttgcCCAAAATTTTACTTTCATGCTTAATTATGTCCTTACCAATGGTCTGATTCCAGGGTTCGATAATCGGCTTagaattaattttaatcatcttatgttCGTTGATGATCTTGTGATCATTACTCATGCCTCCAGAACTGCTGCTAGGTCTATCaagttttgtttggatttttttggtaGAGTTTCTGGTCAATTTCCTAATGCCTCTAAATCTGCTATCTATTTCCCTTCTTGGATTAATAAGCATATGGCCTCTAGAATTCAGTCTATTCTTGGGTTTTCGGCTGCCTCCtttccttttaaatatttaggGATCCTTATATCTCCTAAGCGTATGGCTAAAGCAACCTTTAATGTTCTTACTGATAATATTAAGTCTCGTTGCTCTAGATGGATGCATTCCAAGCTTTCCCCTGCTGGTAAAGCTGTTCTTATTAACTCTTCTTTGTTTTCCCTTCCCATCTACTATCTCTCAGTTTATCCTATCTATGATTCTATCTTAATGGAGATTAATAGAATTGTTAGGAGATTCTTTTGGAGCAAGAgtagcaatggaaagggcatccatgctgtTGCCTGGAATGAACTCACCATTCCTAAACCTGAGGGGGGTCTTGAAATCAGAAACCTTGTTCTTGCTAAACATTCCCTTATGGCTAAAAATATCTTTAAGTATCTCAATGATGATGACTATTTCTGGGTTAACATTTTGCATGTTAAATATGGTTTGTTTAATGTTTGGAGGGACCCTATCCCGGCGGGCTGTTCTTG CTCTGTTAACCCAGAACAAACTTCTTTGTTGCATCATCCTTGGTGTTCTGAAATTCCTTTCTCATTAAAGCCTACATACATCAATATGTCTTTGGACCTTGTATCCTTGAATGTTGCTGATTTCTGTAACAATGGACCGTGGGATTTTCAGAAGCTTGCTCTGTTATTTGGTAATTGTTTGGATGATTTTCTCCCAACTCTAGCCATTATTGATGATACTAACTGCAATCATTGGGTTTTGTCTCATAATGCTCAGAAATGCAGTATTTCGGCTAATGTCTATCAGTGTTTGAATTGTTCCCGGGTTGGGGCTGATAGCTGGGTTGGTTGGCAGAAGCTTTGGGGGTTAACTGTGGCACCTCatgtcaaaattttttatgGCTTTCTTTCAAGG AGCCTTGTCCAAGATAAGCTTAATGTTGCTATTTCATTCCCTGCTGGCTTCCGTTTTAGAGAGTGGCTTATTTGTGCTTCTAATAATACCTATGTTAAAGCTGTTGTCGTCGCCACAACATGGTTTATCTGGAAGAATCGTTGTGATAGAATTTTTTGGAATTACTCTGTTTCCAGTCAGGTTATCATTTCTCGGGCTATTGCCCATGCTAGGGATTTTTCACTTGTTCATGCTGATCAGTTTGGGTGGCGGTTGCTCCTTAATAATTTCACTATGAATGATGGTCCTTTTCTATTCATTGCCAGCTTCTGGAGTGAGGCTTCTGAGGTAGGCGGTGCTGGTTTATTTTGTGTTTCCACTAATTGTTCTGGGTTGGTTGCAGGTGCTTGTCCTATTCATGCCATAAGCGAAGCGGAGCCAAACTTATTGGCAATCAACCTTGCTCTTCAAGCCATGGTGGACACTGGGATCATGATCAGGCATCTCTTCATCACGTCCCCTGCTGCTGCCAAATCGCTCTCTTCAAACCACATCTCTATCCGGAGTCTTCAAACTTGGATCCTCGGCATCAATCTTCTCTTGAATACCGCGGGGCATCCTTGTGTGCATGTTATTCTTAAGCTTTGGGCCTCCCCTGCATTCAAGCTAGCATCCTTTGCTATCAATTTGCACATGCTGACTCTGTTCTTCCAGGGACAAGACTTGCCGCACTGGGTTATGTTAGCCTTCCGTAAGGctggttttgttttttga